The nucleotide window GCGATCCGCTCGTGCTGCTCGACCGCCTGGTGCCAGCCCACAATCAGATCGCGCTTGGAGGCCGTCACCAACGTGGGCACCTTTATCTTATGAATCTGATCGGAGACATCCCCTTTGAGGCAAGCGTCGAGCTGGCCGATCCACCCTTCCATCGGCGGGGAGCTTTCGATCAGCGCCTTTTTCTTCTTCGCCATCTCATCGGGGTGCGCGTTGTAATAATCGTGGGAGAAAAGACCCAAAATAGAAATTTCGGCCAGCGTTTCCCGATCGCCCCGCTCGGCGAGCACCTTGCGGTAGCTCTGAAACGCCTCCAGCCGGGGGGAGTTCCGGCTCCAGGTGTGGTGAATTCCCAGGCTCATTACTTTTTGGGGGTGCCGGAGCACCAGCTGCTGGGCGATGTGCCCGCCCATCGAAAAGCCCATGACGTGGGCCTTCCCCACTCCCGCCGCATCGAGCACCGCCGCCGCATCGTCCGCCATGTCGGCGAGGGAGTAGCCGGGCGGCGGAACACTGCTCGGCGGAACGCCGCGGTTGTCGAAATGGATGCACCGGAATTCTCTCGCGAAAACGGGATACTGACTCCCCCAAAGCGAGCGGTCGTGGCCCGTTCCGCTGATAAGCAGCAGGGGCGGACCCTCCCCGCTCACGCCGTAGTGAATCTCCACCTCTCCGGAAACCTTCACGACCGGCATCGGGCGTCTCCTCTCAAACGAATATTCACCCAAGCGTAAGCCACATCCCGGGGAGCGTCTACCAGAAAAAACGGGTAGTGGGTCAGTTTGCACAACGGACCCGTGGTGTCATTCCTCAGTCGCTGTGGAAAAGCAGATTCCTCGCGCCTCCGGCGCTCGGAATGACAAGAAAAAAAACGGACCCACTACCAAAAAGCGCCCCCCGCGAGGGGAGGCGCCCGAAAAACTGCCGGTGTCTCCTAGATACCAGGCCGGATGCGAGGCCGGATGCTAGGAAGGCACGCGGGAGCCGTAGATTTTTTCCGACGCCTCCTGGCTCACCGGATTCCCCTCGGGATCGTGCTGCGGGAAAGCCTTCAGCGTGCGCATGAACACCTGCAGGCCGTAGTGAAGCGCGATGAAGCCGCCGAGCTCCATGATCTGGGCCTCGGAGTAGTGCTTCTTGCCCGCGTCGTAGAAATCCTTCTTCAGCTTCGCCGGCTCCCGGTACATCAGCCAGGCGTAGCGCAGCGCCCACTTTTCGGCATCGGTGAACCGGGGGTCGTTCTCGAAATCCCCGCAGCCCGCCTCGATGCGATCTTCCGTCAGGCCTTCCTTTTTCGCCTTCTGGGATCGAAGGTTCGCAAAGTAGGGGTCCTGCGCCTTCCGGGCCAGCTGCACCCGGATGATCTCCTTGAGCTTGTGATCCACATTCCCCTCGGCGTGGGACATGTGCATCGCGTCGTGGAGCGCCTTCGCATAGCCGGGGGCATGGGCCATGATGCGGGGGAACAGATCGTCCGGCGCCCCCACCTCCTCGCACTGGGCGAGAATGCGCTTCCAGCCCTTCTCTCCCACCTTGTCTGCATCGAGCGGTTCGATGATCGGCATGATATCTCCCTATTCAGTAGTGGGTCAGTTTGCTTGTTTTTCTTGTCATTCCGAGCGCCTGGGGCGGGCCCCCCGGTGGAGGGCCTCCCGCGAATCTCCGATTCGCCGGGGTGCCCGGCGCGAGGGATCTGCTTTTCCACAGCAGATTCCTCCGTCGCTGCGGGTCCCACCCCGCGCTCCTTCGGAATGACACCAAGGAGCCACCCGGC belongs to bacterium and includes:
- a CDS encoding alpha/beta hydrolase, with product MPVVKVSGEVEIHYGVSGEGPPLLLISGTGHDRSLWGSQYPVFAREFRCIHFDNRGVPPSSVPPPGYSLADMADDAAAVLDAAGVGKAHVMGFSMGGHIAQQLVLRHPQKVMSLGIHHTWSRNSPRLEAFQSYRKVLAERGDRETLAEISILGLFSHDYYNAHPDEMAKKKKALIESSPPMEGWIGQLDACLKGDVSDQIHKIKVPTLVTASKRDLIVGWHQAVEQHERIAGSKLVILEETGHVALVESPGEFTGICLDFLRSL